GCCTCAGAAGCATTTTAGCAAAACGAGAGATTGTCCACTGATTCCAACATCTTCTATAAGGTAAGACTCATATGATTCCAATGTAGTTGTACGTAGACAGAATTCTCCAGAGATCTTCACCAGAAACATAGTTTTTTCTATTTTCCACTTACATTCCAGCTCTTTCCTCTGCCAAAAAAACAAGCACTAGGAAGCAGGAAAAGGGCAAAGAACTCAGCAGCAACGGCAACAACAACAATGAGCCACCGCCAGCACAATGAACTGAAGAACACCAATCCATTGCTTGGCGACCGATGGCCAACCGGAGGGACCACCCGCAGTGGAGTCCCTGGTTGGCTCAGCGGCAGCACCGACAAGCTCACAAGCACTTACGATTTGGTGGAGCAGATGTACTACCTCTATGTGCGAGTCGTCAAAGCCAAAGACCTTCTAAGCAACCCCATCACCATGAATTGTGATCCTTACATTGAGGTGAAGCTGGGCAACTACAGAGGCACCACCAGGCACTTTGATAAGAAGACCAACCCAGAGTGGAACCAGGTGTTTGCATTCTCCAAGGAGCGCATCCAATCATCACTACTGGAAATCTTTGTAAAGGATAAGGAGATGGTTGGAAGAGATGACTACCTGGGGAAGGTGGTGTTCGATCTCAATGAAGTGCCCACCAGAGTTCCCCCTGACAGTCCCTTAGCCCCCCAGTGGTATCGGCTGGAGGATCGCAGAGGGGAAGGGAAGGTTAGGGGGGAGGTCATGCTCGCAGTTTGGGTTGGGACACAGGCAGATGAAGCCTTCCCAGAGGCATGGCACTCTGATGCAGCTTCCGTCCATGGGGAAGGAGTAGTCAACATCCGCTCAAAGGTCTATGTCTCCCCGAAACTCTGGTACCTCAGAGTTAATGTCATTGAAGCCCAAGATGTTCAACCAAATGTCAGGGGCCGGGCACCTGAGGTCTTTGTGAAGGCCCAAGTTGGTAACCAGGTGCTCAAAACGAAGATATGCCAAACGGCGACACTAAATCCACTTTGGAATGAAGATCTCATATTTGTGGCGGCAGAGCCATTTGAAGAACAACTAGCCCTCACCGTCGAAGACCGTGTGAGCccaagaaaggacgatgtgctGGGAAGGGCATCACTGCCATTGACACTGTTTGAGAAGAGGTTGGATCACCGTCCGGTGGTTCATTCACGGTGGTTTGACCTGGAGAAGTTCGGAATAGGAATCTTGGAAGGTGAAACAAGAAGAGAGCTCAGATTCTCCAGCAGGATCCACCTCCGAGTTTGCCTCGAGGGAGCTTATCATGTGATGGATGAATCAACAATGTACATTAGTGATCAACAACCCACAGCTCGCCAGCTCTGGAAGCCACCGGTCGGCATCTTGGAGGTTGGAATCTTGGGTGCAAATGAGCTACTTCCAATGAAGATGAGGGAAGGCCGAGGAGCCACTGATGCTTACTGTGTTGCAAAGTATGGGCAGAAGTGGATCCGGACAAGAACCATGGTCGGCACATTCGCTCCAACCTGGAATGAGCAGTACACCTGGGACGTGTTCGACCCAAGCACAGTGATCACCATTGGTGTCTTTGACAATTGCCACCTTGGTAGCAGTGACCGGCACGGTGGAGGTGGACCTGCTTCAAGAGATTCAAAGATAGGGAAGGTCAGAATCAGACTCTCAACACTTGAAACCGACAGACTGTATAGACATACGTACCCCCTGATCGTCCTCCAATCTTCAGGAGTGAAGAAAATGGGAGAGCTTCAGCTGGCCATACGCTTCACCTGCCTGTCACTTGCCAACATGATTTATCTCTATGGCCATCCACTGCTTCCCAAGATGCATTACCTGCACCCGTTCACAGTGAACCAACTGGACAGCCTCAGGTACCAGGCAATGAACATTGTCGCTGCGAGGCTCGGAAGGGCAGAGCCACCACTGCGGAAAGAGGTGGTGGAGTATATGCTGGATGTGGAGTCTCACATGTGGAGCATGAGGAGGAGCAAGGCCAACTTCTTCAGGATCATGTCGCTGCTCTCAGGTCTGATCAGCATGTTCAAGTGGTTCGGCGATGTGCGCCACTGGAAGAACCCAATCACAACCGTGCTAGTTCATGTGCTACTCCTGATACTGGTCTGGTACCCGGAGCTGATTCTACCAACTATATTTCTGTACATGTTCATGATCGGGCTTTGGAACTATAGATTCAGGCCAAGGCACCCACCTCATATGGACACCAAGCTATCATGGGCGGAGGCTGTGCATCCGGATGAGCTCGATGAGGAATTCGACACCTTCCCAACATCGAAGCCCCACGACGTAGTCCACATGAGGTATGACCGGTTACGCAGTGTGGCTGGGAGGATACAAACTGTGGCAGGAGACATGGCAACACAAGGGGAGAGACTCCAGTCACTGTTGAGCTGGAGGGATCCAAGAGCTACTTGCATGTTTGTGGTGTTCTGTCTATGCGCAGCTGTGGCGCTGTACATTGCGCCCTTCAGGTTGGTGGCTCTCGTTGCTGGCCTCTACATGCTCCGCCATCCCAGATTCCGCAGCAAACTGCCCTCAGTGCCCATCAACTTCTTCAGGAGATTGCCATCTCGGATTGACAGTATGCTCTAAGAGGGTATGGTATCTGGAGCTCACCAATTTGTGATTTGTGATTTGAATTTTCGTAACATGTTGTGTTGCATTACGTCCACTTGATTTCAGTAAGACGATGCCTTTTATCTTCAATCTCATTTCCACGTTGTAAACCAGAAATAAAAAAGGTTACCAACCTTCTCCTAATTTGTCAACCGATGAGCATCATGGTGTGGCCTTCGCTAATACCCTTGCTAAAGATTTTGACTTGTTCTGTTGATTTCCATGTAACCCTACTCTTTCGCTTCAAATTGCCTAGATATACGTGACTGCAACCCGATCATCCCGATCTGTCTCTCAAGAAGGCATTTCGCCATGACAACGATTACCGTGTCTACCGATTGTCGCCTACGAGGATCCAGGAAAGAAGAGACCAATTCGAGTATCCAAGCGGAACACAAAGGGTGCGAATCCAAGAACAGGAGAAAGGCGAAACTCGAAGGCCCTAGCCACAAAAATCCACCACCAGACATTCAAATAACTTAGCGATATAATCGATGTAGAAAGCTTGAATAAAAATGGCTCACCGGTGACGGGAAGCAGACCCGGAGGAGCCATGGCAAGAAAGATCGACGGAAGAGGCCGAGGAAGAAGAACCGTAAGATTCGCCTTCTTTTTCCCGTCGAAGGGATTCGGGATGGTCAGCCGATCGACAGATCGGACAAATGAATCATTGGCCGACATAAACTTATTTCTCTGTATATATAACGGGGCTaattatgtatatgtatttgtatatataacaGGACAAATAATTGTATTGTAAATATAAACTTAATTAACATTATATTGGATTtttctataattataaaattaagataatttatCTCTTTTTTTCCTAATGCCTATTTATTGTACTGATGAAAGACGCTCGATTTCaccgataaaattttt
The window above is part of the Musa acuminata AAA Group cultivar baxijiao chromosome BXJ1-1, Cavendish_Baxijiao_AAA, whole genome shotgun sequence genome. Proteins encoded here:
- the LOC135642806 gene encoding FT-interacting protein 1-like is translated as MSHRQHNELKNTNPLLGDRWPTGGTTRSGVPGWLSGSTDKLTSTYDLVEQMYYLYVRVVKAKDLLSNPITMNCDPYIEVKLGNYRGTTRHFDKKTNPEWNQVFAFSKERIQSSLLEIFVKDKEMVGRDDYLGKVVFDLNEVPTRVPPDSPLAPQWYRLEDRRGEGKVRGEVMLAVWVGTQADEAFPEAWHSDAASVHGEGVVNIRSKVYVSPKLWYLRVNVIEAQDVQPNVRGRAPEVFVKAQVGNQVLKTKICQTATLNPLWNEDLIFVAAEPFEEQLALTVEDRVSPRKDDVLGRASLPLTLFEKRLDHRPVVHSRWFDLEKFGIGILEGETRRELRFSSRIHLRVCLEGAYHVMDESTMYISDQQPTARQLWKPPVGILEVGILGANELLPMKMREGRGATDAYCVAKYGQKWIRTRTMVGTFAPTWNEQYTWDVFDPSTVITIGVFDNCHLGSSDRHGGGGPASRDSKIGKVRIRLSTLETDRLYRHTYPLIVLQSSGVKKMGELQLAIRFTCLSLANMIYLYGHPLLPKMHYLHPFTVNQLDSLRYQAMNIVAARLGRAEPPLRKEVVEYMLDVESHMWSMRRSKANFFRIMSLLSGLISMFKWFGDVRHWKNPITTVLVHVLLLILVWYPELILPTIFLYMFMIGLWNYRFRPRHPPHMDTKLSWAEAVHPDELDEEFDTFPTSKPHDVVHMRYDRLRSVAGRIQTVAGDMATQGERLQSLLSWRDPRATCMFVVFCLCAAVALYIAPFRLVALVAGLYMLRHPRFRSKLPSVPINFFRRLPSRIDSML